In Styela clava chromosome 10, kaStyClav1.hap1.2, whole genome shotgun sequence, the sequence TTTTTGCTTAAATATATCATGTGTGtctgaattattttttatgctACATGTTTGTCTGCATACAGGCATATATATCTTGTCTGAATGGTAGGTGCAACATGCTAAGATCTAGCAGTACGCATATCATCTCATTGTTAATTAGCCTGCGACCTCGCTTTACACTGATTTGAATATTGAAGTAACGATTATAATGCATAAATAGTTTTTATATGATGTGctttgcaaaacaaaaatgacaaaAGTATGAGATTCACGAAAACAAACAAGGATCATCAGAAAGGGTAACTAAAAAGAGCGAGCATGCACTACATATGCAATAATCCTAGAGTAAAACTTGAATCTGATCCAAAACTCCTAATCAACATACGGAATATCCATTTATTAATTCCTCTTATTCATTCGAGCAAATGCATacatattaataacaatataatGCAAAGAATAGTATCAAACTTTTCCGCCTTCGCGTGTTATAAATAGAATTATAGCACTGGTAAAATAATCAATCACCAACACATAGAAGGAGAACACTTGTGATTGTGAAATAACTGAGTCTAGTATTATAACGAGCTCGTACCGATATAATTAGATCAGCTgtcgcaaaaaaaaaagattgaaatcaaattttaccaGCTAACATATTAGAAATTCTATTTGATGCTGCATAATtggatatttatttgaaatacttcattttaAGCTTCTTAACTcgattttatcaattttcagattttcaattttcagatttttttttcatttcaaaaattcttaTTTTTCCATATCCATAACTCTTCCAACTGAAGATAGTTGGGGGTCGTATGAAACAGTATCATCTCCATTTTCACTGTTTATTATAGcctgcaaaaatatttaatatatttatatttaatatatttaatatttattagtattttggtatttggaaataaataatttcaagatTGGTTGCTGTTGCTGTAATTGAACCATTTCAAATCATGCTGTTTCAATATCGATAACGTCAAATTTCTTGCAGCAAATATAATAACAAGaaatattagaattttaaattatcataacaaaaattacaaatccTGTTGATAGTAGTGAATCGATGTTAAATTCAAACAATACAAAGAAAAAACCATTTTACTGTAACTTACCTGTTTCTCATCATCAAGTGAAGGTGGATTTCGCAGAAAAATGACGAAAGGTGCAAATATGACATTCAGTATAGCGACCAAATACATTAGCCAAGCAAAACCAATGAACCGAATTACTGAACCAGCTAGTAGAGGACCTGaaataagtatattttgttgTATACCATAGTGATAGGTCCAATGAAACTGGTGAAAGGAAAATTGGGGTACagtataaattttattataatatattgtCGTTCTGAAAAAGTAAAATTCGATTTAGCAGTAACCAATTGGTAATAGACGGCTTTTAATATCATTTTGTGTAcaaataaatctattttttataatcaaatgagtTCCACACACACTGTAATTTTATTACCTATtataaatgcaaaacaaaaagAAGCGTCTGCAATTGCGTAAACGCTTCCGTAAATAGACGCGTGTCTGATATCTGCCAAATTTCCCATTATAGGAAGTATAGTTGCATCAACCATTCCCACAGCAATTCCGAGTAATATGCCGGGCccgaataattgaaaaaatctGCAAAATGAACGGTGTTTTCTATAACAGCAAATTTCGTAAGAATTACATAGTTAATCAATGAATCGGAAGATATACTGGAGTCCTTCGAGATATACAGTAGCCAAAACCAAAAGGTGAAAACTCacaccaaaaataaaaacatttttcgaGCTACCAGATGTTAAGTAGATCCGGAAGAACGTCCTGCAGTATTTATGTTGATTTCAAACGAAAGATTCGTAAAATTGAAGGTGCTGTATGTCTAATAAAGGTTGTGTGGTACTATCGCACCACACAACCTTTATTAGACATACAGCGCCTTCAATTTTACGTTAGCTTCGCtaaccaataaaatttattagtgCGGCATTGATCATAAGATCTTTTTACTCGAACTGAATAGTGGTTTTATATATGTGTTTTGACTTTGGAGATGTTaagttgatataaaaaataagatTGACTCGTATGAATATCCATAAAATACACCAGATAAATGTTTGTATTCTGGTTATGTTTTTGTAAATGAGCAAGATTTTTATATCCTCTTTTTACTTTGCTAATTTGTTAACTATAGATTCTGGGGTATGATAATGCAACGGTACAGCACATGCCATCGTAACGAGTGGATAGAGTTTTGAAGTTACATCTCTTTTTCTAACCCTATAACGATAATCGTATCTACAGTAACATATCAAGAAATATGACGATTTTGTCGTCCTAACTGTATTTGCGATTAACGAACAATCTATTGTAAAAACGTCAAACTATTCGGTACTTACGTTTTCGATTGCGGAAAAGTCACACACCCAACGGCTGCGACGAAATAAGAAATAAGACAAATAATCCATCTATGTCTAACACTACCTATTCTTGGTGTAACGACTGTCATTATCAGGTATGAAATGCTCACAGGAAGAGTGGCAACTCctgaaatgaaaacattttggGGTTTTAAATATTCTGTATCCGATAAAATAATTATTCTGATTATTCTGGCATATAGTAAAATcaataattcagaaaaaaattgatttatcgAGTTCGACACTGTCATGCTAAATTTTGGAACTTAAATACTGGTTTCAAGTTCTAATATTCAAGCCAAAAACTAAAATTCCGGTGAGTAGTTTTGtactattttcaaattttcagatcTGTTTGATGACCAACCATGTGCAAGTTTACAGACCAATAATGTTCCATGATTGGATGTGTCGTTCGCCAAATTTCTATTTGTCATTCAAATGATAATGCCTTATTAGTTTGCTTAAAGCTGCTCTGACACCTAGTGTTTTTACCGAGCATCCACTTCTCAGCGCACATAGTCGTCATCATCCAGATTGGAAGACCCGTTTCCATGCAACCAATTCCTAAATTTCCCAACATCAGGGCCGATGCTCCCAGTAAAATGAACGGGTCTTTAAGCATTTTAAATATAGAAAACGACAACGGGCCTTGCTGAAATATAAACAAACGTATTGAGAAAATGTAGTATCATGTGCTCTTATAAAATATATGCACTTTTGAAATGTAAGCTATTTGTAAGCTAACGAAAGTAGGGTTGGACAAGATTCTGTAGAGTTTAATTCCAACATTTGTATACTTTAGTTGAATACAGCGTTAAATCTTATTGTAAAAATTTTccgaaataattttgaaaaaagtgttTAAATCAAAGCACAGCTTGAAAAAGGGCAAATTAGTCTTTAGTTGTTCAGCATGTTCATCTCCAGAAAGATACTACATCCAATTACATTAACCGAATTCTTATTTCTGAGCATCTTTCTGGTATTGAATGATAATTTCAACAAAACACATATCGTGTTGATTTCCTATTGTTTGCTTCGTACAATTCGTAATAGCgataaaacattcaaaacgaaaaaaaaaatcaatacatCAAACACCGAGGCAAATATATCTAGTAATAATGTcgcggtgctcctgaagtatgcgcaccaagatgtcgcaatagaattaaattttttttatgaacgTCAATTGTAGATTCAATTTTCAAGCATTTTTTAGAAAGCATAAAATTACATAAACCGCACAACAGACGTAATTTCTGGACTTCATAACAAACAAGACTGGGAAATTTAACTGTATTCGGTAGCATGTGAAAAATTATTGTATTCGTTAGAATAGTggtatcattttttatttgatgaCTTCAACGCCTAAATCTACAAGAGTCGCACTGATTATCATTTCGGTTATTTGTTTAGTTGGGGTACTCGTTTATTTAGTGGAATTGGATGAATGAATTTGTGTGAAATTTCACTTAGTCCTTCAATTCGGGAAATCCATAGGTCTAATTTTGTTATAATTGTACACAAGCCAAAGTCAATATGTGTAATGCGTTAAATAAATTAACACGTGGCAATAATCAGCTATTACCTGACCAGAATTCGAAAGCTGTAATTGCCTTGAACTTAACTGAAGTGATCCTATGATAAATGAAGCAGCAGCGAGCACCAGAAATGGTGTTTCTTTTCCTGCCAGTTCGTAAGTGACGCTACCGAAACTTGGGCCgactgaaaaaataaagtaattcaATATCACATATGCGTGCTACAGTTGGGTAAACATTACACAAATAAGttcgtttatttttttgcaaaaaatacgTTTATCCTATTTTCATACTACAAATAAATACGAAATTACTTAGAACCCCCATTGCCAGGCCTCCTAGTGCGATTCCCATCATTTTTCCTCTTTCTTCGTCATCTGGAAATCTGCTTGCAAGCATTGCCAGTCCAGCTGTTGAGGCACACGCTGATCCAATGCCTTGTAATGCACGAGCAAAAAATAGAACGGGATACGTCTTTCCGAAAGCAAAAACTATagaatgaaatttttcacagttattcatttaaaattgaacaaatagtCTGCAAACTCTTTTAACTAGAATGTGACTTACTTAGCGAAGATACTACCAAAACTATGTATCCTGAGAACATCGGTACGTCGTAACCAAATCGGTCAGTCAGAGGGCCAACCGCAATATTTGCTATTGCTTGAATAAACGGTTTCGAGGCAAGAAGGAATGCGAGAAATAGATTTTCGGCTGCTAAGAACTGCTTGTTACGACTTTCCAGACATTCGCTTCCTGTACCGTTTCTAGAAACTGCAAATACATAAGTTGTGTGAATAGTCATAGTCACAGCTTCCATGAACAATGTACAGGGTTATAATTGAATAGATTGTTAAATAATTCGAGTGGATCTTGGCATGGTGCCACTAGCGTCCAAGCCAACTTAAGATAATGATCAATTCGACAACAAATCAGATTATGTTTGCTAGTGGATTTAAATCGTAGGATTTTAAAGGTCTTTTTGTGCAAGTACTGATTTGAGATGAGAATGTAactaacaaataataaaataataaataaaatgttcttTAAGCAATTTACAAATATAGGGCCCATTTACCATGAGTTGTCTCTGTTGTTTGTCCCTCCGTGGTTTGTTTTTCTAAAGAACGAGTACTTACTTCATGTATACCGGTTAAGGAGGAGAATTCTTTAGCTTCCTCATGGAAGAAATATTCGGGCAATATTGgaactgaaaaataatatttaataataatgaaaaatattcagcaaaATGACTCAATGACTTCAATGACTGTAGGAAATTGTAATTCCCAGTGGCATCAGATTATACATTATGTAGAatgaaatatacaataataCACGGCATTGTCAATGTTGGAACTTTACACAATTATACCCGACGAGGCGTAATATTTTTCACCGTAGTGCTAAAAGACTTTATATTGCTTAACAACGAAATCTAATTGCAATATAGAGAAAAGAAAACTTATTAAATGCCATTAAATCGGGAGTTAGACGgctaaatttgaattcacttgATTCCAAATATGTAGTTTAAATTTAATACTCACCTACACAAGTCAGAAGCATGTTATCCACCATCAAA encodes:
- the LOC120337302 gene encoding synaptic vesicular amine transporter-like; its protein translation is MEASESRFKAGFDKFRHSNRLAVFIVYATLMVDNMLLTCVVPILPEYFFHEEAKEFSSLTGIHEVSTRSLEKQTTEGQTTETTHVSRNGTGSECLESRNKQFLAAENLFLAFLLASKPFIQAIANIAVGPLTDRFGYDVPMFSGYIVLVVSSLIFAFGKTYPVLFFARALQGIGSACASTAGLAMLASRFPDDEERGKMMGIALGGLAMGVLIGPSFGSVTYELAGKETPFLVLAAASFIIGSLQLSSRQLQLSNSGQQGPLSFSIFKMLKDPFILLGASALMLGNLGIGCMETGLPIWMMTTMCAEKWMLGVATLPVSISYLIMTVVTPRIGSVRHRWIICLISYFVAAVGCVTFPQSKTFFQLFGPGILLGIAVGMVDATILPIMGNLADIRHASIYGSVYAIADASFCFAFIIGPLLAGSVIRFIGFAWLMYLVAILNVIFAPFVIFLRNPPSLDDEKQAIINSENGDDTVSYDPQLSSVGRVMDMEK